One genomic window of Terriglobia bacterium includes the following:
- a CDS encoding alcohol dehydrogenase yields the protein MAKMRAVQVARAGGPFEMVERDIPQPERRQVRVKVQACGLCHSDALTKEGHWPGVQYPRIPGHEIAGVIDAVGAEVPRWKPGQRVGVGWLGSYCGYCESCRRGSFVTCSNQLISGITMDGGYADYVLVPFEGLALIPDELSPVEAGPLMCAGITTFNSLRNSGARPGDTVAVLGIGGLGHLGVQFAAKMGFRTIAIARGTDKEPLARQLGAHHYIDSQAGDVSEALQKLGGARIVLATATSAEAMAATLGGLSVDGRLIVLGADFKPMSLVTVSLIGRRSGVCGWPSGSSIDSEDAMRFSATTGVRPMTETFPLEKAAEAYDRMMSNKARFRVVLTTGN from the coding sequence ATGGCTAAAATGCGTGCGGTACAGGTGGCGCGTGCCGGCGGTCCGTTTGAAATGGTTGAGCGCGATATTCCGCAGCCGGAGCGGCGGCAGGTCCGGGTCAAAGTTCAAGCGTGCGGCTTGTGCCACAGTGATGCGTTGACGAAAGAGGGCCACTGGCCGGGCGTCCAGTATCCGCGGATTCCCGGGCACGAAATTGCCGGAGTCATCGACGCCGTCGGCGCCGAGGTTCCGCGCTGGAAACCTGGGCAGCGGGTCGGCGTCGGCTGGCTCGGCAGCTATTGCGGTTATTGCGAATCGTGCCGGCGCGGCAGCTTCGTCACCTGTTCGAATCAGCTGATTTCCGGCATCACGATGGATGGCGGCTACGCGGACTACGTCCTCGTGCCTTTCGAAGGACTGGCTCTCATTCCGGACGAGCTGAGCCCGGTCGAAGCAGGTCCGCTGATGTGCGCAGGCATCACGACGTTCAACTCTTTGCGCAATAGCGGCGCGAGGCCGGGAGATACCGTGGCGGTCCTCGGGATCGGCGGCCTTGGACATCTTGGTGTGCAGTTCGCGGCGAAGATGGGCTTTCGCACGATCGCGATCGCACGTGGCACGGACAAAGAGCCGCTGGCCCGTCAGCTCGGCGCCCATCACTATATCGACAGCCAGGCGGGTGACGTTTCCGAAGCTCTTCAGAAACTCGGCGGCGCGAGAATCGTTCTCGCAACGGCGACAAGCGCGGAGGCGATGGCGGCTACACTCGGCGGTCTTTCAGTCGATGGCCGCCTGATCGTCCTCGGCGCGGATTTCAAGCCGATGTCTCTCGTTACCGTCAGTCTGATTGGCCGCCGCTCGGGTGTCTGCGGATGGCCGTCCGGAAGTTCGATCGACTCCGAAGACGCGATGCGCTTCAGCGCGACGACCGGCGTTCGCCCGATGACCGAGACATTTCCGCTGGAAAAGGCCGCCGAAGCCTATGACCGCATGATGAGCAATAAAGCAAGGTTCCGTGTCGTACTGACAACCGGGAATTAG
- a CDS encoding BlaI/MecI/CopY family transcriptional regulator: protein MKLPKLTRLELKLMDTFWKRGACSVREIQEAFPERTRPAYTTVQTTVYRLEEKKALRLVKRIGKAKVFEAAITRDQAQTRLVDELLSLFGGQVKPVMARLVESGKFTADDIRDVEEMLREHREREPANASLTGRRKDKSK from the coding sequence ATGAAATTACCCAAGCTGACCAGGCTCGAATTAAAGCTCATGGATACCTTCTGGAAGCGCGGAGCCTGTTCCGTCCGCGAGATTCAGGAAGCGTTCCCGGAAAGAACACGACCTGCATACACGACCGTACAGACCACCGTCTACCGTCTCGAAGAAAAGAAGGCGCTCCGCCTGGTGAAGCGAATCGGTAAAGCCAAGGTGTTTGAAGCCGCCATCACCCGTGATCAGGCACAGACCCGCCTGGTCGACGAGTTGCTGAGTCTGTTTGGCGGCCAGGTCAAGCCCGTCATGGCGCGGCTTGTGGAGTCGGGAAAGTTCACCGCGGACGACATCAGGGACGTCGAAGAGATGTTGCGCGAGCATCGCGAACGTGAGCCGGCGAACGCAAGCCTGACAGGGCGCAGAAAGGACAAATCCAAATGA
- a CDS encoding M56 family metallopeptidase — MIPGYLFPLANHLWQSTIVTAVAALLALALRRNAARVRYWLWFLAAMKFLIPFSILVSIGHQFEWRTPPIVTQVPISAVAEIGMPFDPGAAEYLTSSKISTAPRANALSMVLLSVWLFGFAVSVWLWLRSWLRVRAALNMATPIQLDLPIGNAGIRTMSSPALLEPAVFGIFRPVLLLPEGIANRMPAEQLKAVLVHELCHVRRRDNLSTAIYMAAETLFWFYPLVRWIGAHLVDERERACDEEVLRLGSEPIVYAEGIVGVCKGYQESPLRCASGVTGSDLKRRIRAILDGGVAANLSTAKKAILVTAGITLLAMPVVVGSMKAGPKPFTPPSSPTIQTAELVTPQPAQPATPHSSQEIKPQADKPATPTPATTTPAPEFEEASVHPCDPDNVPAAPEGMRGGGANSFQMTPGRTHALCMTLATLIRTAYGYGPADLEFLQPGGRGRGFNFNNVYGLGVEDGVRVRGGPDWVRKDRFSIEAVAQGASDPATMQGPMLRALLERRFQLKTHTEGEQIPAFALTVDRRGLKIKPAQEGSCERLPAPTPGVPMILRPRSFADVRRGEKPTCGLTGGRNGPNSVLVGGGVPLGALATLLGGSLGAVQVFDKTGVTAQFNFILEFAVDENAPGDPHIRASLDTEPSDIPRAATIFTALEEQLGLKLEPAKAPREFIVIDHVEKLSPN, encoded by the coding sequence ATGATTCCGGGATATCTGTTTCCCCTGGCAAATCATCTGTGGCAATCCACCATCGTTACGGCCGTTGCAGCGCTTCTCGCCTTGGCACTGCGCAGGAATGCGGCCCGAGTGCGGTATTGGCTATGGTTCCTGGCGGCGATGAAGTTTCTGATTCCGTTTTCAATACTGGTGAGCATCGGGCACCAATTTGAATGGCGTACGCCTCCGATCGTGACCCAGGTACCGATTTCGGCCGTCGCGGAAATCGGCATGCCTTTCGATCCCGGTGCAGCCGAATACTTAACGTCATCGAAGATTTCGACGGCGCCCAGAGCGAATGCGCTTTCTATGGTGTTGCTCTCCGTTTGGCTTTTTGGTTTTGCGGTGAGCGTCTGGCTCTGGCTTCGTTCGTGGTTGCGGGTGCGCGCAGCTCTGAACATGGCAACGCCGATTCAGCTGGATCTGCCGATCGGGAACGCGGGAATTCGGACCATGTCGTCGCCGGCCCTGCTGGAGCCGGCGGTATTCGGAATCTTCAGGCCCGTGCTGCTGTTGCCCGAAGGCATTGCAAATAGGATGCCCGCGGAACAGTTGAAGGCTGTCCTGGTCCACGAACTGTGCCACGTCCGGCGCCGCGACAATCTCTCGACAGCAATCTACATGGCCGCAGAAACACTGTTCTGGTTCTATCCGCTGGTGCGGTGGATCGGAGCACACCTGGTCGACGAGCGTGAGCGCGCGTGTGACGAAGAAGTGCTTCGGCTGGGTAGTGAGCCGATCGTTTATGCCGAGGGGATCGTCGGTGTGTGCAAGGGCTATCAAGAGTCGCCGTTACGTTGCGCATCCGGAGTGACAGGGTCGGACCTGAAGCGGCGGATCAGGGCCATCCTCGATGGCGGCGTTGCCGCAAACCTGAGCACTGCGAAGAAAGCAATATTAGTGACGGCAGGGATCACACTCCTCGCAATGCCGGTCGTCGTGGGGTCGATGAAGGCGGGACCAAAACCGTTCACGCCACCATCTTCGCCGACGATCCAGACCGCTGAGTTGGTCACGCCTCAGCCGGCGCAGCCAGCAACGCCCCACTCCTCGCAGGAAATTAAGCCGCAGGCGGACAAGCCCGCAACACCCACGCCCGCAACTACCACCCCGGCACCTGAATTCGAGGAAGCATCCGTCCACCCGTGCGACCCGGACAACGTTCCGGCCGCACCGGAAGGCATGAGAGGCGGCGGCGCAAACAGCTTCCAGATGACGCCGGGACGGACGCACGCCCTTTGCATGACGCTCGCCACGCTCATCCGCACGGCATACGGTTACGGGCCAGCCGACCTGGAATTCCTGCAACCCGGCGGCCGCGGTCGAGGCTTCAATTTCAACAATGTGTATGGCCTTGGCGTCGAGGACGGTGTCCGCGTCCGAGGAGGGCCGGACTGGGTGCGAAAAGACCGATTTTCGATCGAGGCCGTCGCGCAAGGCGCATCCGATCCAGCGACGATGCAGGGACCGATGCTTCGAGCGCTCCTGGAGCGGCGGTTCCAGCTGAAGACGCACACGGAAGGGGAACAGATACCGGCGTTCGCGCTCACTGTCGACCGGCGTGGTCTCAAGATCAAGCCGGCGCAGGAAGGGTCTTGTGAACGGCTACCCGCTCCGACTCCAGGAGTTCCGATGATCCTGCGGCCTCGCAGTTTTGCCGATGTACGGCGCGGCGAGAAACCGACGTGCGGGTTGACCGGCGGGCGCAACGGCCCGAACTCCGTGCTCGTGGGTGGAGGAGTTCCGCTCGGAGCCCTCGCCACATTGCTCGGCGGAAGTCTCGGCGCCGTACAGGTGTTCGACAAGACCGGCGTTACCGCCCAGTTCAATTTCATCCTCGAATTTGCCGTGGACGAAAACGCCCCCGGTGACCCACACATTCGCGCTTCATTAGATACAGAGCCGTCCGACATTCCTCGCGCCGCCACGATCTTCACCGCTCTCGAAGAGCAGCTCGGACTGAAGCTGGAGCCGGCCAAAGCGCCGCGCGAGTTCATCGTGATCGATCACGTGGAAAAACTGTCGCCGAATTAG